Proteins encoded together in one Coffea arabica cultivar ET-39 chromosome 2c, Coffea Arabica ET-39 HiFi, whole genome shotgun sequence window:
- the LOC113726174 gene encoding protein MALE DISCOVERER 2 isoform X4, whose protein sequence is MVRGAMGGSWTTNYEIKLSRYLLLILVLKIQGCFTLNSEGLTLLEFRGRVTSDPFQTFSNWNPSDKDPCTWSGVHCVDGKVQMLDLNGRSLEGVLAPELGNLTHLRSLVLCENHFSGVIPKQFGWLAALEVLDLRNNNLSGTIPAEIAWLHSLKRLLLSNNKFVGSIPLAVGKLDQLKEMQFDVNLIPAAVEVGCFSRKVGHCEWSSNLKSLRKEYSLLTPIKETLNRYFDLFPIFGKGSFRNDASDSYDNVPSASELDVKQNLLNMADVRRRKLVEQPNNIAAYPFNNGNPVGNFNSYPSSTSSGSFPAVPSKNSSSSIPAGPLQPPSPNTSNPTSASVNQPADKQPPAAGNSEHTWKYIIGISSGGFLLFFAAAVLVVIRGRTAKNIGPWKTGLSGQLQKAFVTAGVPKLNSAELETACEDFSNIVQAHDTVTVYKGTLSSGVEIAVASTVVNSLNDWSKRAEIAFRKKIDSLSRVNHKNFMNLIGYCEEDDPFVRMMVFEYAPNGSLSEHLHVKELEHLDWSTRMRIIIGTAYCLQHMHGLNPPLPHGHLNSKAILLTDDYAAKIADIAFWDEFVKKSAEHEGQQLEYPLLEDEESDVYNFGLLLLEVISGKLPYSEEHGSLLNWAAEYLNDKRSISYLIDPTLKSFKNNELDIICEVIAECIQENSRKRPTMKEVATKLRDALDISPDSATPRLSPLWWAELEILSSEAA, encoded by the exons ATGGTTCGAGGAGCAATGGGTGGTAGTTGGACTACTAATTATGAAATCAAGTTATCACGTTATTTGcttttgattcttgttttgaaaattcaggGATGCTTCACACTTAATTCTGAAG GACTCACAttgttggaatttcgaggaagAGTAACTTCTGAtccatttcaaactttttcaaattgGAATCCTAGTGACAAGGATCCGTGCACTTGGTCTGGTGTTCATTGTGTAGATGGCAAAGTACAGATGCT GGATCTAAATGGACGTTCTTTAGAAGGTGTACTGGCACCAGAACTTGGAAACCTCACCCACTTAAGATCTCT TGTACTCTGCGAGAACCATTTTTCTGGAGTCATCCCTAAGCAATTTGGGTGGCTCGCAGCCCTGGAAGTGTTGGATTTGAGGAACAATAATTTGAGTGGGACTATTCCTGCAGAAATAGCATGGCTGCATTCCCTAAAACGACT gTTGCTTAGCAACAATAAATTTGTAGGAAGTATTCCTTTGGCGGTTGGGAAGCTTGATCAGCTCAAGGAAATGCAGTTTGATGTGAACCTTATCCCTGCTGCAGTAGAAGTTGGTTGTTTCAGCAGAAAAGTTGGGCACTG TGAGTGGTCAAGCAATCTCAAATCCTTGAGAAAAGAATATTCCTTGCTGACACCAATCAAAGAAACGTTAAATCGCTACTTTGATCTGTTCCCCAT ATTTGGGAAGGGCTCCTTCAGAAATGATGCCAGTGATTCCTATGACAATGTACCAA GTGCATCTGAGCTAGATGTCAAACAAAATCTGCTGAACATGGCTGATGTTAGACGGCGAAAGCTGGTTGAGCAGCCTAATAATATTGCTGCGTACCCTTTTAATAATGGGAATCCAGTTGGAAATTTTAATTCTTATCCAAGCAGTACAAGTAGTGGGTCATTCCCTGCTGTTCCAAGCAAGAACAGTTCCTCTTCCATTCCTGCAGGTCCTTTGCAGCCTCCATCACCTAACACATCAAATCCAACCTCTGCCTCTGTCAACCAACCTGCTGACAAACAGCCTCCTGCAGCGGGGAACTCTGAGCACACATGGAAGTATATAATTGGAATTTCAAGCGGAGGTTTCCTGCTCTTTTTTGCAGCAGCCGTTCTTGTTGTCATCAGAGGTAGAACAGCAAAAAACATTGGCCCTTGGAAGACTGGATTAAGTGGACAGTTGCAGAAAGCATTTGTCACAG CAGGGGTCCCTAAGCTCAACAGTGCGGAACTAGAGACTGCATGCGAGGATTTCAGCAATATTGTTCAGGCACATGATACGGTGACTGTGTACAAGGGAACTTTATCAAGCGGTGTAGAAATTGCTGTTGCCTCAACTGTTGTTAATTCACTGAACGATTGGTCAAAGCGCGCAGAAATTGCTTTCAGGAAGAAG ATCGATTCATTGTCCCGAGTGAACCACAAGAATTTTATGAATCTTATTGGGTACTGCGAGGAGGATGATCCTTTTGTGAGAATGATGGTGTTTGAGTATGCACCAAACGGAAGTTTATCTGAGCACCTGCATG TGAAAGAGCTTGAACATCTGGACTGGAGTACAAGGATGAGGATTATCATAGGAACAGCTTACTGTCTCCAGCACATGCATGGTCTCAATCCTCCACTTCCACATGGCCATTTGAACTCCAAAGCGATACTTCTGACGGATGATTATGCTGCCAAG ATTGCAGACATAGCCTTTTGGGatgaatttgttaaaaaatcTGCAGAGCATGAAGGGCAGCAGTTGGAATATCCACTGCTTGAGGATGAAGAAAGTGATGTATACAATTTTGGATTACTGTTGCTCGAAGTAATCTCTGGGAAGCTTCCTTACTCAGAAGAACACGGGTCTCTCTTAAATTGG GCTGCGGAATACCTGAATGATAAGAGAAGCATCAGCTATCTGATTGATCCAACGCTGAAGTCTTTCAAGAATAACGAGCTTGACATCATCTGTGAGGTTATTGCAGAATGTATtcaagaaaattcaagaaagagACCAACCATGAAGGAAGTAGCTACGAAATTGAGAGATGCCCTTGACATATCACCTGATTCAGCAACCCCACGGCTTTCTCCGCTCTGGTGGGCTGAACTTGAGATTTTATCTTCTGAGGCAGCTTAA
- the LOC113726174 gene encoding protein MALE DISCOVERER 2 isoform X2 has product MVRGAMGGSWTTNYEIKLSRYLLLILVLKIQGCFTLNSEGLTLLEFRGRVTSDPFQTFSNWNPSDKDPCTWSGVHCVDGKVQMLDLNGRSLEGVLAPELGNLTHLRSLVLCENHFSGVIPKQFGWLAALEVLDLRNNNLSGTIPAEIAWLHSLKRLLLSNNKFVGSIPLAVGKLDQLKEMQFDVNLIPAAVEVGCFSRKVGHCEWSSNLKSLRKEYSLLTPIKETLNRYFDLFPMKVDHLLLRYRFGKGSFRNDASDSYDNVPSASELDVKQNLLNMADVRRRKLVEQPNNIAAYPFNNGNPVGNFNSYPSSTSSGSFPAVPSKNSSSSIPAGPLQPPSPNTSNPTSASVNQPADKQPPAAGNSEHTWKYIIGISSGGFLLFFAAAVLVVIRGRTAKNIGPWKTGLSGQLQKAFVTGVPKLNSAELETACEDFSNIVQAHDTVTVYKGTLSSGVEIAVASTVVNSLNDWSKRAEIAFRKKIDSLSRVNHKNFMNLIGYCEEDDPFVRMMVFEYAPNGSLSEHLHVKELEHLDWSTRMRIIIGTAYCLQHMHGLNPPLPHGHLNSKAILLTDDYAAKIADIAFWDEFVKKSAEHEGQQLEYPLLEDEESDVYNFGLLLLEVISGKLPYSEEHGSLLNWAAEYLNDKRSISYLIDPTLKSFKNNELDIICEVIAECIQENSRKRPTMKEVATKLRDALDISPDSATPRLSPLWWAELEILSSEAA; this is encoded by the exons ATGGTTCGAGGAGCAATGGGTGGTAGTTGGACTACTAATTATGAAATCAAGTTATCACGTTATTTGcttttgattcttgttttgaaaattcaggGATGCTTCACACTTAATTCTGAAG GACTCACAttgttggaatttcgaggaagAGTAACTTCTGAtccatttcaaactttttcaaattgGAATCCTAGTGACAAGGATCCGTGCACTTGGTCTGGTGTTCATTGTGTAGATGGCAAAGTACAGATGCT GGATCTAAATGGACGTTCTTTAGAAGGTGTACTGGCACCAGAACTTGGAAACCTCACCCACTTAAGATCTCT TGTACTCTGCGAGAACCATTTTTCTGGAGTCATCCCTAAGCAATTTGGGTGGCTCGCAGCCCTGGAAGTGTTGGATTTGAGGAACAATAATTTGAGTGGGACTATTCCTGCAGAAATAGCATGGCTGCATTCCCTAAAACGACT gTTGCTTAGCAACAATAAATTTGTAGGAAGTATTCCTTTGGCGGTTGGGAAGCTTGATCAGCTCAAGGAAATGCAGTTTGATGTGAACCTTATCCCTGCTGCAGTAGAAGTTGGTTGTTTCAGCAGAAAAGTTGGGCACTG TGAGTGGTCAAGCAATCTCAAATCCTTGAGAAAAGAATATTCCTTGCTGACACCAATCAAAGAAACGTTAAATCGCTACTTTGATCTGTTCCCCAT GAAAGTGGACCATCTTTTGTTAAGGTACAGATTTGGGAAGGGCTCCTTCAGAAATGATGCCAGTGATTCCTATGACAATGTACCAA GTGCATCTGAGCTAGATGTCAAACAAAATCTGCTGAACATGGCTGATGTTAGACGGCGAAAGCTGGTTGAGCAGCCTAATAATATTGCTGCGTACCCTTTTAATAATGGGAATCCAGTTGGAAATTTTAATTCTTATCCAAGCAGTACAAGTAGTGGGTCATTCCCTGCTGTTCCAAGCAAGAACAGTTCCTCTTCCATTCCTGCAGGTCCTTTGCAGCCTCCATCACCTAACACATCAAATCCAACCTCTGCCTCTGTCAACCAACCTGCTGACAAACAGCCTCCTGCAGCGGGGAACTCTGAGCACACATGGAAGTATATAATTGGAATTTCAAGCGGAGGTTTCCTGCTCTTTTTTGCAGCAGCCGTTCTTGTTGTCATCAGAGGTAGAACAGCAAAAAACATTGGCCCTTGGAAGACTGGATTAAGTGGACAGTTGCAGAAAGCATTTGTCACAG GGGTCCCTAAGCTCAACAGTGCGGAACTAGAGACTGCATGCGAGGATTTCAGCAATATTGTTCAGGCACATGATACGGTGACTGTGTACAAGGGAACTTTATCAAGCGGTGTAGAAATTGCTGTTGCCTCAACTGTTGTTAATTCACTGAACGATTGGTCAAAGCGCGCAGAAATTGCTTTCAGGAAGAAG ATCGATTCATTGTCCCGAGTGAACCACAAGAATTTTATGAATCTTATTGGGTACTGCGAGGAGGATGATCCTTTTGTGAGAATGATGGTGTTTGAGTATGCACCAAACGGAAGTTTATCTGAGCACCTGCATG TGAAAGAGCTTGAACATCTGGACTGGAGTACAAGGATGAGGATTATCATAGGAACAGCTTACTGTCTCCAGCACATGCATGGTCTCAATCCTCCACTTCCACATGGCCATTTGAACTCCAAAGCGATACTTCTGACGGATGATTATGCTGCCAAG ATTGCAGACATAGCCTTTTGGGatgaatttgttaaaaaatcTGCAGAGCATGAAGGGCAGCAGTTGGAATATCCACTGCTTGAGGATGAAGAAAGTGATGTATACAATTTTGGATTACTGTTGCTCGAAGTAATCTCTGGGAAGCTTCCTTACTCAGAAGAACACGGGTCTCTCTTAAATTGG GCTGCGGAATACCTGAATGATAAGAGAAGCATCAGCTATCTGATTGATCCAACGCTGAAGTCTTTCAAGAATAACGAGCTTGACATCATCTGTGAGGTTATTGCAGAATGTATtcaagaaaattcaagaaagagACCAACCATGAAGGAAGTAGCTACGAAATTGAGAGATGCCCTTGACATATCACCTGATTCAGCAACCCCACGGCTTTCTCCGCTCTGGTGGGCTGAACTTGAGATTTTATCTTCTGAGGCAGCTTAA
- the LOC113726174 gene encoding protein MALE DISCOVERER 2 isoform X3, with protein MVRGAMGGSWTTNYEIKLSRYLLLILVLKIQGCFTLNSEGLTLLEFRGRVTSDPFQTFSNWNPSDKDPCTWSGVHCVDGKVQMLDLNGRSLEGVLAPELGNLTHLRSLVLCENHFSGVIPKQFGWLAALEVLDLRNNNLSGTIPAEIAWLHSLKRLLLSNNKFVGSIPLAVGKLDQLKEMQFDVNLIPAAVEVGCFSRKVGHCEWSSNLKSLRKEYSLLTPIKETLNRYFDLFPMYRFGKGSFRNDASDSYDNVPSASELDVKQNLLNMADVRRRKLVEQPNNIAAYPFNNGNPVGNFNSYPSSTSSGSFPAVPSKNSSSSIPAGPLQPPSPNTSNPTSASVNQPADKQPPAAGNSEHTWKYIIGISSGGFLLFFAAAVLVVIRGRTAKNIGPWKTGLSGQLQKAFVTAGVPKLNSAELETACEDFSNIVQAHDTVTVYKGTLSSGVEIAVASTVVNSLNDWSKRAEIAFRKKIDSLSRVNHKNFMNLIGYCEEDDPFVRMMVFEYAPNGSLSEHLHVKELEHLDWSTRMRIIIGTAYCLQHMHGLNPPLPHGHLNSKAILLTDDYAAKIADIAFWDEFVKKSAEHEGQQLEYPLLEDEESDVYNFGLLLLEVISGKLPYSEEHGSLLNWAAEYLNDKRSISYLIDPTLKSFKNNELDIICEVIAECIQENSRKRPTMKEVATKLRDALDISPDSATPRLSPLWWAELEILSSEAA; from the exons ATGGTTCGAGGAGCAATGGGTGGTAGTTGGACTACTAATTATGAAATCAAGTTATCACGTTATTTGcttttgattcttgttttgaaaattcaggGATGCTTCACACTTAATTCTGAAG GACTCACAttgttggaatttcgaggaagAGTAACTTCTGAtccatttcaaactttttcaaattgGAATCCTAGTGACAAGGATCCGTGCACTTGGTCTGGTGTTCATTGTGTAGATGGCAAAGTACAGATGCT GGATCTAAATGGACGTTCTTTAGAAGGTGTACTGGCACCAGAACTTGGAAACCTCACCCACTTAAGATCTCT TGTACTCTGCGAGAACCATTTTTCTGGAGTCATCCCTAAGCAATTTGGGTGGCTCGCAGCCCTGGAAGTGTTGGATTTGAGGAACAATAATTTGAGTGGGACTATTCCTGCAGAAATAGCATGGCTGCATTCCCTAAAACGACT gTTGCTTAGCAACAATAAATTTGTAGGAAGTATTCCTTTGGCGGTTGGGAAGCTTGATCAGCTCAAGGAAATGCAGTTTGATGTGAACCTTATCCCTGCTGCAGTAGAAGTTGGTTGTTTCAGCAGAAAAGTTGGGCACTG TGAGTGGTCAAGCAATCTCAAATCCTTGAGAAAAGAATATTCCTTGCTGACACCAATCAAAGAAACGTTAAATCGCTACTTTGATCTGTTCCCCAT GTACAGATTTGGGAAGGGCTCCTTCAGAAATGATGCCAGTGATTCCTATGACAATGTACCAA GTGCATCTGAGCTAGATGTCAAACAAAATCTGCTGAACATGGCTGATGTTAGACGGCGAAAGCTGGTTGAGCAGCCTAATAATATTGCTGCGTACCCTTTTAATAATGGGAATCCAGTTGGAAATTTTAATTCTTATCCAAGCAGTACAAGTAGTGGGTCATTCCCTGCTGTTCCAAGCAAGAACAGTTCCTCTTCCATTCCTGCAGGTCCTTTGCAGCCTCCATCACCTAACACATCAAATCCAACCTCTGCCTCTGTCAACCAACCTGCTGACAAACAGCCTCCTGCAGCGGGGAACTCTGAGCACACATGGAAGTATATAATTGGAATTTCAAGCGGAGGTTTCCTGCTCTTTTTTGCAGCAGCCGTTCTTGTTGTCATCAGAGGTAGAACAGCAAAAAACATTGGCCCTTGGAAGACTGGATTAAGTGGACAGTTGCAGAAAGCATTTGTCACAG CAGGGGTCCCTAAGCTCAACAGTGCGGAACTAGAGACTGCATGCGAGGATTTCAGCAATATTGTTCAGGCACATGATACGGTGACTGTGTACAAGGGAACTTTATCAAGCGGTGTAGAAATTGCTGTTGCCTCAACTGTTGTTAATTCACTGAACGATTGGTCAAAGCGCGCAGAAATTGCTTTCAGGAAGAAG ATCGATTCATTGTCCCGAGTGAACCACAAGAATTTTATGAATCTTATTGGGTACTGCGAGGAGGATGATCCTTTTGTGAGAATGATGGTGTTTGAGTATGCACCAAACGGAAGTTTATCTGAGCACCTGCATG TGAAAGAGCTTGAACATCTGGACTGGAGTACAAGGATGAGGATTATCATAGGAACAGCTTACTGTCTCCAGCACATGCATGGTCTCAATCCTCCACTTCCACATGGCCATTTGAACTCCAAAGCGATACTTCTGACGGATGATTATGCTGCCAAG ATTGCAGACATAGCCTTTTGGGatgaatttgttaaaaaatcTGCAGAGCATGAAGGGCAGCAGTTGGAATATCCACTGCTTGAGGATGAAGAAAGTGATGTATACAATTTTGGATTACTGTTGCTCGAAGTAATCTCTGGGAAGCTTCCTTACTCAGAAGAACACGGGTCTCTCTTAAATTGG GCTGCGGAATACCTGAATGATAAGAGAAGCATCAGCTATCTGATTGATCCAACGCTGAAGTCTTTCAAGAATAACGAGCTTGACATCATCTGTGAGGTTATTGCAGAATGTATtcaagaaaattcaagaaagagACCAACCATGAAGGAAGTAGCTACGAAATTGAGAGATGCCCTTGACATATCACCTGATTCAGCAACCCCACGGCTTTCTCCGCTCTGGTGGGCTGAACTTGAGATTTTATCTTCTGAGGCAGCTTAA
- the LOC113726174 gene encoding protein MALE DISCOVERER 2 isoform X1, with protein sequence MVRGAMGGSWTTNYEIKLSRYLLLILVLKIQGCFTLNSEGLTLLEFRGRVTSDPFQTFSNWNPSDKDPCTWSGVHCVDGKVQMLDLNGRSLEGVLAPELGNLTHLRSLVLCENHFSGVIPKQFGWLAALEVLDLRNNNLSGTIPAEIAWLHSLKRLLLSNNKFVGSIPLAVGKLDQLKEMQFDVNLIPAAVEVGCFSRKVGHCEWSSNLKSLRKEYSLLTPIKETLNRYFDLFPMKVDHLLLRYRFGKGSFRNDASDSYDNVPSASELDVKQNLLNMADVRRRKLVEQPNNIAAYPFNNGNPVGNFNSYPSSTSSGSFPAVPSKNSSSSIPAGPLQPPSPNTSNPTSASVNQPADKQPPAAGNSEHTWKYIIGISSGGFLLFFAAAVLVVIRGRTAKNIGPWKTGLSGQLQKAFVTAGVPKLNSAELETACEDFSNIVQAHDTVTVYKGTLSSGVEIAVASTVVNSLNDWSKRAEIAFRKKIDSLSRVNHKNFMNLIGYCEEDDPFVRMMVFEYAPNGSLSEHLHVKELEHLDWSTRMRIIIGTAYCLQHMHGLNPPLPHGHLNSKAILLTDDYAAKIADIAFWDEFVKKSAEHEGQQLEYPLLEDEESDVYNFGLLLLEVISGKLPYSEEHGSLLNWAAEYLNDKRSISYLIDPTLKSFKNNELDIICEVIAECIQENSRKRPTMKEVATKLRDALDISPDSATPRLSPLWWAELEILSSEAA encoded by the exons ATGGTTCGAGGAGCAATGGGTGGTAGTTGGACTACTAATTATGAAATCAAGTTATCACGTTATTTGcttttgattcttgttttgaaaattcaggGATGCTTCACACTTAATTCTGAAG GACTCACAttgttggaatttcgaggaagAGTAACTTCTGAtccatttcaaactttttcaaattgGAATCCTAGTGACAAGGATCCGTGCACTTGGTCTGGTGTTCATTGTGTAGATGGCAAAGTACAGATGCT GGATCTAAATGGACGTTCTTTAGAAGGTGTACTGGCACCAGAACTTGGAAACCTCACCCACTTAAGATCTCT TGTACTCTGCGAGAACCATTTTTCTGGAGTCATCCCTAAGCAATTTGGGTGGCTCGCAGCCCTGGAAGTGTTGGATTTGAGGAACAATAATTTGAGTGGGACTATTCCTGCAGAAATAGCATGGCTGCATTCCCTAAAACGACT gTTGCTTAGCAACAATAAATTTGTAGGAAGTATTCCTTTGGCGGTTGGGAAGCTTGATCAGCTCAAGGAAATGCAGTTTGATGTGAACCTTATCCCTGCTGCAGTAGAAGTTGGTTGTTTCAGCAGAAAAGTTGGGCACTG TGAGTGGTCAAGCAATCTCAAATCCTTGAGAAAAGAATATTCCTTGCTGACACCAATCAAAGAAACGTTAAATCGCTACTTTGATCTGTTCCCCAT GAAAGTGGACCATCTTTTGTTAAGGTACAGATTTGGGAAGGGCTCCTTCAGAAATGATGCCAGTGATTCCTATGACAATGTACCAA GTGCATCTGAGCTAGATGTCAAACAAAATCTGCTGAACATGGCTGATGTTAGACGGCGAAAGCTGGTTGAGCAGCCTAATAATATTGCTGCGTACCCTTTTAATAATGGGAATCCAGTTGGAAATTTTAATTCTTATCCAAGCAGTACAAGTAGTGGGTCATTCCCTGCTGTTCCAAGCAAGAACAGTTCCTCTTCCATTCCTGCAGGTCCTTTGCAGCCTCCATCACCTAACACATCAAATCCAACCTCTGCCTCTGTCAACCAACCTGCTGACAAACAGCCTCCTGCAGCGGGGAACTCTGAGCACACATGGAAGTATATAATTGGAATTTCAAGCGGAGGTTTCCTGCTCTTTTTTGCAGCAGCCGTTCTTGTTGTCATCAGAGGTAGAACAGCAAAAAACATTGGCCCTTGGAAGACTGGATTAAGTGGACAGTTGCAGAAAGCATTTGTCACAG CAGGGGTCCCTAAGCTCAACAGTGCGGAACTAGAGACTGCATGCGAGGATTTCAGCAATATTGTTCAGGCACATGATACGGTGACTGTGTACAAGGGAACTTTATCAAGCGGTGTAGAAATTGCTGTTGCCTCAACTGTTGTTAATTCACTGAACGATTGGTCAAAGCGCGCAGAAATTGCTTTCAGGAAGAAG ATCGATTCATTGTCCCGAGTGAACCACAAGAATTTTATGAATCTTATTGGGTACTGCGAGGAGGATGATCCTTTTGTGAGAATGATGGTGTTTGAGTATGCACCAAACGGAAGTTTATCTGAGCACCTGCATG TGAAAGAGCTTGAACATCTGGACTGGAGTACAAGGATGAGGATTATCATAGGAACAGCTTACTGTCTCCAGCACATGCATGGTCTCAATCCTCCACTTCCACATGGCCATTTGAACTCCAAAGCGATACTTCTGACGGATGATTATGCTGCCAAG ATTGCAGACATAGCCTTTTGGGatgaatttgttaaaaaatcTGCAGAGCATGAAGGGCAGCAGTTGGAATATCCACTGCTTGAGGATGAAGAAAGTGATGTATACAATTTTGGATTACTGTTGCTCGAAGTAATCTCTGGGAAGCTTCCTTACTCAGAAGAACACGGGTCTCTCTTAAATTGG GCTGCGGAATACCTGAATGATAAGAGAAGCATCAGCTATCTGATTGATCCAACGCTGAAGTCTTTCAAGAATAACGAGCTTGACATCATCTGTGAGGTTATTGCAGAATGTATtcaagaaaattcaagaaagagACCAACCATGAAGGAAGTAGCTACGAAATTGAGAGATGCCCTTGACATATCACCTGATTCAGCAACCCCACGGCTTTCTCCGCTCTGGTGGGCTGAACTTGAGATTTTATCTTCTGAGGCAGCTTAA
- the LOC113722176 gene encoding protein DOG1-like 4, which produces MRTKIEEKFSNFFEIWMSKLEEYVQHHLTLKKENKSADEEVHFVPLVNKLTQHHKDYYTAKWACASEDVLAFFTPVWLSPLENAYLWITGWKPSMIFRLVDSLRKGQVPGATSLADLSEEQVKKIEGLRSRIRVDEEKVEREMERQQVAMADRKMVELARLVSLTKNGEHLAAASSSQINGLVEMAIKELLAGLEKVMKMADCVRLKTLKGVLDVLNPMQSADFLASSSVLQIQMRK; this is translated from the coding sequence ATGAGAACCAAAATTGAGGAGAAGTTCTCCAACTTCTTTGAAATATGGATGTCTAAACTAGAAGAATATGTACAGCATCATCTCACTCTCAAAAAAGAGAACAAATCTGCTGATGAGGAGGTACATTTTGTGCCATTAGTGAACAAATTAACACAACATCACAAAGATTACTACACTGCCAAATGGGCTTGCGCCAGTGAGGATGTTTTGGCCTTTTTTACACCTGTTTGGTTGAGCCCTTTGGAGAATGCATATCTATGGATCACTGGTTGGAAGCCGTCAATGATTTTCAGGCTTGTTGATTCGCTAAGGAAAGGCCAAGTACCCGGTGCAACAAGTCTGGCTGATTTGAGTGAAGAGCAAGTGAAAAAGATTGAAGGTTTGAGGAGCAGGATTAGGGTGGATGAGGAGAAGGTGGAGAGGGAGATGGAAAGGCAGCAAGTGGCCATGGCGGATAGGAAGATGGTGGAGCTGGCGAGGCTGGTGAGTTTAACCAAGAATGGCGAGCACCTGGCGGCGGCCTCGAGTAGTCAGATCAATGGGCTTGTGGAGATGGCGATAAAAGAGCTGCTGGCTGGCTTGGAAAAAGTGATGAAAATGGCTGATTGTGTGAGGCTTAAGACTCTGAAAGGAGTGTTGGATGTGTTGAATCCAATGCAGAGTGCGGACTTCTTGGCTTCTTCATCAGTGCTGCAAATTCAGATGAGAAAATag
- the LOC113723947 gene encoding protein DELAY OF GERMINATION 1-like — protein sequence MLLVLVKNTNLLIRMASSSPSPSTHRGQQKCCFHEWMILQEADLSEMLQALTVEDNFGDRDVLLRQLVQKNVKHFQAYADERTRLAQDHVSPFFAPSWCSSLENSLLWLAGCRPSLFITLIYALSGIEIESHIPEFLQGTRTSELSELSLAAPQLSMINQLQRRTIKQEEELSQQLACLQEKIADQPFALIAKESSHVASQNVQADEALDEHSTSMVRILEEADKLRIKTLKEMMNILSPVQAVDFLVAGKKLHLCIHDWGQKRDIKHDYFQV from the coding sequence ATGCTGCTAGTACTTGTGAAGAACACCAATTTGTTGATCAGAATGGCTAGTTCTAGTCCTAGTCCTAGCACACACCGAGGCCAACAAAAATGTTGTTTCCACGAATGGATGATCCTTCAAGAGGCTGATCTATCAGAGATGCTACAAGCTCTAACTGTGGAAGACAACTTTGGCGACAGAGATGTGTTGCTAAGACAACTCGTTCAGAAAAACGTCAAGCACTTCCAAGCATATGCCGATGAAAGAACCCGTCTAGCGCAAGACCACGTGTCACCTTTTTTTGCACCTTCTTGGTGTTCTTCGCTGGAGAATTCTCTCCTCTGGCTAGCCGGCTGCAGGCCATCCCTTTTCATCACGCTGATTTATGCACTTTCTGGGATTGAAATTGAGTCTCATATACCAGAGTTTCTGCAAGGTACCAGGACTAGTGAGCTAAGCGAGCTATCCCTTGCGGCTCCGCAGCTTTCGATGATCAATCAATTGCAGCGAAGAACCATAAAGCAAGAAGAGGAATTGTCTCAACAACTGGCTTGTTTGCAAGAGAAGATTGCTGATCAGCCATTTGCGTTAATTGCAAAGGAATCAAGTCATGTTGCTAGCCAAAATGTGCAAGCTGATGAGGCACTTGATGAACATTCAACAAGTATGGTGAGAATTTTGGAGGAGGCTGATAAGCTGAGGATTAAGACCCTTAAGGAGATGATGAATATACTTAGCCCAGTTCAAGCTGTGGATTTTCTTGTTGCTGGCAAGAAACTTCATCTTTGCATCCATGATTGGGGCCAAAAGAGGGATATCAAGCATGATTATTTCCAAGTTTGA